A genomic segment from Paenibacillus sp. FSL K6-1096 encodes:
- a CDS encoding spore coat protein CotJB produces the protein MDANPCEPRYYEMLEQLQVLDFALVELNLFLDTHPEDLKSIEQFNQLTYERTKLANQFQELYGPLQNFGRAYSKCPWQWSESPWPWQV, from the coding sequence ATGGACGCTAATCCTTGCGAACCCCGCTACTATGAGATGCTTGAGCAGCTGCAGGTGCTTGATTTTGCACTGGTTGAGCTGAACCTGTTCCTGGACACCCATCCTGAGGATCTGAAGTCAATTGAGCAGTTCAATCAGTTGACCTATGAGCGCACTAAGCTGGCGAACCAGTTCCAGGAGCTGTACGGACCTCTGCAGAACTTCGGCCGTGCGTATTCCAAATGTCCATGGCAATGGAGCGAGAGTCCTTGGCCGTGGCAGGTCTAG
- a CDS encoding manganese catalase family protein produces the protein MWIYEKKLQYPVRVGKCDVRMARYLMEQYGGADGELAAALRYMNQRYAIPDKVIGVLTDISTEEFAHLEMIATMIYKLTKDASVEELEAAGLGPNYAQRDHALYYQNSAGVPWTASYIQAKGDPIADLYEDIAAEEKARATYQWLIDMTDDVDLQDSLKFLREREIIHAIRFKESVQILIEEKDKKRVF, from the coding sequence ATGTGGATCTATGAGAAAAAGCTGCAATACCCCGTGCGTGTCGGCAAATGTGACGTGCGCATGGCCCGTTATCTTATGGAGCAATACGGGGGGGCGGACGGGGAACTGGCGGCTGCGCTGCGCTATATGAACCAGCGGTATGCCATACCGGACAAGGTAATCGGTGTTCTTACGGATATCTCCACTGAGGAATTCGCACATCTCGAGATGATTGCCACGATGATCTATAAGCTGACCAAGGACGCCTCGGTAGAGGAGCTGGAAGCCGCAGGGTTAGGGCCGAACTATGCGCAGCGGGATCATGCCCTGTACTATCAGAACTCAGCCGGCGTACCATGGACCGCATCCTACATCCAGGCCAAGGGCGATCCGATCGCGGATCTGTATGAGGACATTGCGGCCGAAGAGAAGGCCCGGGCTACATACCAGTGGCTCATCGACATGACGGATGATGTGGATCTGCAGGACAGCTTGAAGTTCCTCCGCGAGCGGGAGATCATTCATGCCATCCGCTTCAAGGAGTCGGTGCAGATCTTGATCGAGGAGAAGGATAAGAAGCGGGTGTTCTAA
- a CDS encoding bifunctional UDP-sugar hydrolase/5'-nucleotidase, translating to MKSGPERLTIIHTNDIHSHFEMMSPAAAEIFAMKAAAGDEPVLLLDIGDHMDRAAVETEGTMGQANIDIMNLTGYDAVTIGNNEGLTFSKEMLSAVFTGLQCPVVCCNFLDAATGEPPHWMQRHAILEKDGIRIGLTGATAAFTSFYSLLGWDVLDPEEALREQCELLAPQVDLLIILSHLGLPADQKLAEHLEGVHAILGGHTHHMLEQPQIIAGTAVCGAGKFGRYAGRLVFEREHPGAAFRLAEGGCTEVDPLLQEETISRAAAIHLTRGREALEETVAISDRMLPLDLQGESPFANLLAQAVRRFTGTPISLVNSGQLLGPLPEGKITAGMLHALCPSPINPCIVQLTGKDIRIALEQSLLAEYRNKIIYGYGFRGEMLGTLAVDGLNILYDPRVMPYDNGIAIFAGGEQLEDSKVYSVGTLDMFTFRTGYESLADGRDPVYLLPHFLRDLLRMELQRPGSLDECEALRWERRSP from the coding sequence ATGAAGTCTGGGCCAGAGCGGTTAACCATTATCCATACCAATGATATACATAGTCACTTTGAAATGATGAGCCCCGCCGCCGCCGAGATATTCGCGATGAAGGCTGCGGCGGGAGATGAGCCGGTGCTGCTGCTGGATATCGGCGACCATATGGACCGCGCAGCAGTAGAGACTGAAGGCACGATGGGCCAGGCCAATATCGATATCATGAATCTGACCGGATACGATGCCGTCACGATCGGCAACAACGAAGGGCTGACCTTCTCCAAGGAGATGCTGTCGGCTGTATTTACCGGCCTTCAGTGCCCGGTTGTATGCTGCAATTTCCTCGATGCGGCAACAGGAGAGCCTCCGCACTGGATGCAGCGTCATGCCATCCTGGAGAAGGACGGAATCCGCATCGGGCTGACTGGCGCTACGGCGGCGTTTACCTCCTTCTATTCCCTGCTGGGCTGGGATGTACTGGACCCTGAGGAGGCGCTGCGCGAGCAGTGCGAGCTTCTGGCCCCGCAGGTGGATCTCCTGATTATTCTGTCTCATCTGGGGCTTCCTGCGGATCAGAAGCTGGCGGAGCATCTGGAAGGGGTGCACGCCATTCTGGGCGGCCACACCCATCATATGCTGGAGCAGCCGCAGATCATTGCGGGAACGGCGGTATGCGGAGCCGGCAAGTTCGGCCGTTACGCCGGACGGCTCGTATTCGAGCGGGAGCATCCGGGAGCCGCCTTCCGCCTGGCTGAAGGGGGATGCACGGAAGTTGACCCTTTGCTGCAGGAGGAGACGATTAGCCGGGCCGCAGCGATTCATCTGACGCGGGGCCGGGAGGCGCTGGAGGAGACCGTCGCTATTAGTGACCGGATGCTGCCGCTGGACCTGCAGGGGGAGTCCCCGTTTGCCAACCTGCTGGCCCAGGCCGTCCGGCGGTTCACCGGAACTCCGATCTCGCTGGTCAATTCGGGCCAGCTGCTGGGGCCGCTGCCGGAGGGCAAGATCACGGCAGGCATGCTGCACGCCTTATGTCCTTCGCCGATCAATCCGTGTATCGTCCAGCTCACCGGTAAGGATATCCGCATCGCGCTGGAGCAGAGCCTGCTGGCTGAATACCGCAACAAGATCATCTACGGCTACGGCTTCCGGGGAGAGATGCTGGGCACACTGGCCGTGGACGGATTAAACATCTTGTACGATCCCAGGGTGATGCCGTATGATAACGGTATTGCCATTTTTGCGGGCGGCGAGCAGCTGGAGGATTCTAAGGTTTACAGTGTGGGTACGCTGGATATGTTCACCTTCCGTACCGGCTATGAGAGCCTGGCGGACGGCCGGGACCCTGTGTATCTGCTGCCTCATTTCCTGCGCGACCTGCTGCGGATGGAGCTTCAGCGCCCGGGCAGCCTGGATGAGTGTGAAGCGCTCCGCTGGGAGAGACGATCCCCCTGA
- a CDS encoding undecaprenyl-diphosphate phosphatase — MDMITAIILAIVEGITEFIPVSSTGHMILTTKLLGFSEQDSIMKTYEIVIQLGAILAIALVYRQRVLNLLGIGRSRRSSGVMPASRLNLIHVLLGIVPALAVAFFARDFIKSLFGASTVLWALVAGGILMIVAEWVNKRKIRITAHELDDLSYGQALAIGLYQIISVLWPGFSRSGSTISGGMLSGVSYKASADFSFLIAIPIMCAASGYELLDSYRNFTTETIGYFVVGFIISFIVAYVVVVLFMRMIQKIRPTHFAIYRFILAAVFWLFIMR; from the coding sequence ATGGATATGATTACGGCAATCATTCTTGCCATCGTAGAAGGAATAACCGAATTCATCCCGGTGTCGTCAACGGGACACATGATTCTGACGACCAAGCTGCTGGGCTTCAGTGAGCAGGATTCGATCATGAAGACCTATGAGATTGTGATCCAGCTTGGGGCGATTCTGGCGATTGCCCTGGTGTACCGCCAGCGGGTGCTGAATCTGCTTGGCATCGGACGCAGCCGCAGAAGCAGCGGCGTTATGCCGGCATCGCGCCTGAATCTGATTCATGTGCTGCTGGGTATCGTGCCTGCGCTTGCTGTAGCTTTTTTCGCCCGTGATTTCATCAAAAGCCTGTTCGGGGCATCCACCGTGCTCTGGGCGCTGGTGGCCGGGGGGATTCTGATGATTGTTGCGGAATGGGTGAACAAGCGCAAGATCCGCATCACCGCGCATGAGCTGGATGACCTGTCCTACGGGCAGGCGCTGGCGATCGGACTCTATCAGATTATCTCTGTTCTCTGGCCCGGATTCTCCCGCTCCGGTTCGACCATCTCCGGGGGGATGCTGAGCGGTGTCAGCTACAAGGCTTCGGCGGACTTCTCCTTCCTCATCGCCATTCCGATTATGTGTGCGGCCTCAGGCTATGAGCTGCTTGATTCCTACCGCAATTTCACGACGGAGACGATCGGATATTTTGTCGTCGGCTTCATTATTTCCTTCATTGTGGCCTATGTGGTTGTCGTTCTGTTCATGCGGATGATCCAGAAGATCAGACCTACACACTTCGCCATCTACCGCTTCATTCTTGCAGCCGTCTTCTGGCTGTTTATTATGCGTTAA
- a CDS encoding hemolysin family protein: MVVHTEFEIGSLVLNLLLVLVLVLLNGIFVAAEFSLVKVRHSRLTQLVSEGNKMAGYALKVNKKLDAYLSATQFGITLASLGLGWIGEPAISELLVEPLMYKFGVTDHTLISTVSVVIGFSIITFLHIVLGELAPKSLAIQKTEGSALLLSAPLMFFYNLFLPFIWVLNASANALLRLFGVEPASEAEAAHSEEEIRILMNQSAKSGVIDQDEMKLMDNIFEFSDLLAREVMLPRTDMDVLYSNLPLEENMRIITETKHSRYPVAFEDKDRIIGFIHITDLLFAPLEQQNDLASLVRPILNVPESMEISHALRLMQKNKAQLTLVVDEYGGTAGLLTAEEILEEIVGDLHDEFEDERPSVERNGDYISVEGRMLIEDVNDLTGVVIEDDEVDSIGGWLFKELEGNPTKGKQVVVGDVTFEVEESTRLRITRINIHKATPETPEEEEQDGEEDKE; this comes from the coding sequence ATAGTGGTGCATACGGAATTCGAGATAGGAAGCTTAGTGCTTAATCTGTTGCTCGTTCTGGTGCTCGTATTATTGAATGGAATCTTCGTAGCGGCGGAGTTCTCGCTGGTTAAGGTCAGGCATTCCCGTCTGACCCAGCTGGTCAGCGAAGGCAACAAAATGGCCGGCTATGCGCTGAAGGTCAACAAGAAGCTGGATGCCTATCTGTCGGCTACGCAATTCGGGATTACCCTGGCCTCCCTTGGACTTGGCTGGATCGGGGAACCCGCGATATCCGAGCTGCTGGTGGAGCCGCTGATGTATAAGTTTGGCGTCACAGACCATACCTTGATCTCTACAGTGTCTGTGGTGATCGGCTTCTCGATTATTACCTTCTTACATATTGTGCTCGGGGAGCTGGCCCCGAAATCGCTGGCCATCCAGAAGACTGAAGGCTCGGCCCTGCTGCTGTCGGCTCCGCTGATGTTCTTCTACAATCTGTTCCTGCCCTTCATCTGGGTGCTGAATGCTTCGGCCAACGCTCTGCTCCGGCTGTTCGGTGTCGAACCGGCCAGCGAAGCCGAGGCGGCCCATTCCGAAGAGGAGATCCGCATTCTGATGAACCAGAGTGCGAAGAGCGGGGTCATTGACCAGGATGAAATGAAGCTGATGGACAATATCTTCGAGTTCTCCGACCTGCTGGCCCGTGAAGTGATGCTTCCGCGGACGGATATGGATGTACTGTACAGCAATCTCCCGCTGGAAGAGAACATGCGGATTATTACCGAAACGAAGCACTCCCGTTATCCGGTGGCCTTCGAGGACAAGGACCGGATTATCGGCTTCATCCATATCACCGACCTGTTGTTTGCGCCGCTGGAGCAGCAGAATGATCTGGCCTCTCTGGTCCGGCCGATTCTGAATGTACCCGAATCCATGGAGATTAGCCATGCGCTGCGGCTGATGCAGAAGAACAAGGCACAGCTTACTCTTGTCGTCGATGAATACGGCGGGACTGCAGGGCTGCTCACAGCGGAGGAGATTCTGGAAGAGATCGTCGGCGATCTGCATGACGAATTCGAGGATGAGCGTCCCAGCGTTGAGCGCAACGGGGACTATATCTCCGTGGAAGGCCGGATGCTGATTGAGGATGTCAACGATCTGACCGGCGTCGTGATCGAGGACGATGAGGTCGACTCCATCGGCGGCTGGCTGTTCAAGGAGCTGGAGGGCAATCCGACCAAGGGCAAGCAGGTAGTCGTTGGCGATGTTACCTTCGAGGTCGAGGAATCCACCCGGCTGCGGATTACGCGGATCAATATTCATAAGGCCACTCCGGAAACGCCGGAAGAGGAAGAACAGGACGGGGAAGAAGACAAGGAATAG
- a CDS encoding HD-GYP domain-containing protein: MRLVSVNRLQAGMKLGKKIYNDEGLVLLADGVELTDALIRRLAKIDIGYIYIEDAATEDIVIPGMLQDETRNQALKVIRGQFQQMSGASGITKGFYHLDKKFSKIMDSILEDMSSQEDPMIMLLDMHTADNYLYVHSLNVCLYTLVLGIAHGYSREELRTIGLGALLHDIGKTQIPVKIVQKPGMLSDEEFRIMQAHTEIGYKILKDEPNIPLLAAHCALQHHERIDGSGYPRGLTGQQIHEYAKWLGVADSYDAMTSNRIYKKAMLPHQAVEALYVGSGTLYEQKQLELFRDRVAIYPLGLTVKLSTGESGVVVRIDPAMPHRPVVRVLNGPEGEELTPYELDLRKALSVVIAGVSDGDEAAVKSTGK; this comes from the coding sequence GTGCGTCTAGTATCCGTGAATCGGCTTCAGGCGGGAATGAAGCTGGGTAAAAAAATATATAATGATGAAGGGCTGGTTCTCCTCGCTGACGGGGTAGAGCTGACTGATGCCTTGATCCGGCGGCTCGCCAAGATCGATATCGGCTACATCTATATTGAGGACGCGGCCACGGAGGATATCGTTATTCCCGGTATGCTGCAGGACGAGACGCGCAATCAGGCGCTCAAGGTGATCCGGGGCCAGTTCCAGCAAATGTCTGGCGCTTCCGGGATAACCAAAGGCTTCTACCATCTGGACAAGAAATTCTCCAAAATCATGGATTCGATTCTCGAAGATATGTCCTCGCAGGAGGACCCGATGATCATGCTGCTTGATATGCATACGGCAGACAACTACCTGTACGTCCATTCCCTGAATGTATGCCTGTATACGCTGGTGCTGGGTATTGCCCACGGGTACAGCAGGGAAGAGCTCCGGACGATCGGCCTGGGCGCGCTCCTGCATGACATCGGCAAGACACAGATTCCCGTCAAAATTGTCCAGAAGCCCGGTATGCTCAGTGATGAGGAGTTCCGCATCATGCAGGCCCATACCGAGATCGGCTACAAGATTCTTAAGGATGAGCCGAATATTCCGCTGCTGGCGGCCCACTGCGCGCTGCAGCATCACGAACGCATAGACGGCTCGGGGTATCCGCGCGGACTGACCGGCCAGCAGATCCATGAATATGCGAAATGGCTCGGGGTAGCGGACTCCTATGACGCCATGACCTCCAACCGGATCTACAAAAAAGCGATGCTGCCCCATCAGGCGGTTGAGGCGCTGTATGTCGGCTCCGGGACTCTATATGAGCAGAAGCAGCTGGAGCTGTTCAGAGACCGTGTGGCCATCTATCCGCTGGGGCTTACGGTCAAGCTGAGTACCGGCGAGAGCGGCGTTGTGGTAAGGATTGACCCTGCTATGCCGCACAGGCCTGTGGTCAGAGTGCTGAACGGGCCGGAAGGGGAGGAGCTTACCCCTTACGAGCTGGATCTCAGGAAAGCTCTGTCTGTGGTGATTGCCGGGGTAAGCGACGGGGATGAGGCGGCTGTGAAGAGTACAGGAAAGTGA
- a CDS encoding spore coat associated protein CotJA: MNSQERVWTPYRGPFDPCPPVPFKTYVVPPNQFVTFQPPNLPQFSLPEALKHGTLWPSLYSPYESKFKGGK, encoded by the coding sequence TTGAACTCCCAGGAGCGCGTATGGACACCATACAGGGGACCGTTTGATCCTTGTCCGCCGGTGCCGTTCAAGACGTATGTTGTGCCGCCGAACCAATTCGTTACGTTTCAGCCGCCGAATCTGCCGCAATTCTCCCTGCCGGAAGCGCTGAAGCACGGAACATTGTGGCCGTCGCTGTACAGCCCTTATGAATCCAAGTTCAAAGGAGGGAAGTAG
- a CDS encoding MoaD/ThiS family protein — MQISVRLFAGLAEVMGASALTFDAPESPLTARRLKELLSAAYPDAAGQISVSMVAVDKEYASEGTEIGEDAEVALIPPVSGG, encoded by the coding sequence ATGCAAATATCTGTCCGTCTGTTCGCCGGTCTGGCCGAAGTCATGGGGGCCTCTGCCCTCACCTTCGACGCACCTGAATCCCCTTTGACAGCACGCCGGCTGAAGGAGCTTCTGTCCGCTGCGTATCCTGATGCGGCGGGTCAGATCAGCGTATCTATGGTTGCTGTGGATAAGGAATACGCCTCAGAGGGTACAGAGATCGGCGAAGACGCCGAGGTCGCCCTCATTCCGCCCGTTTCCGGGGGATAA
- the yfkAB gene encoding radical SAM/CxCxxxxC motif protein YfkAB, with translation MSILEPSSAIIPLKELSPEYDPWDPITSLRQYGRHVLTSVEMTVTNLCNMRCEHCAVGDSLTMKEGELLPLTAMLNRLEEVEHLQTISITGGEPMFRAGTVENTIVPLLKYARERGIRSQINSNLTMPYSRYEKLLPYLDVMHISFNYVNGDDFHEVGFANSGHPVSKEAAYRLYDTMLENSRRLSSDGMLISAESMINYRTHTKLPQIHKLIGDMGARRHEVHPMYASSFASKLPVLSLPEMAAAIHSLLDHRDPQMWMLFGTLPFFACSFLEEDQKLLRRLRSEKNVTLRNDPDGRNRVNVNLFTGDVFVTDFADISAFGNIGSARLDDIFAEWQTKHPLNQKVNCHCDAAGCCGPNLLVADMYYPEVDFKSRKAITL, from the coding sequence ATGAGCATACTAGAGCCATCATCAGCAATAATTCCCTTAAAGGAGCTGTCGCCGGAGTATGATCCCTGGGACCCGATCACCTCACTCCGCCAGTACGGACGGCATGTGCTGACCAGTGTGGAGATGACGGTTACGAATCTGTGCAATATGCGCTGCGAGCATTGTGCTGTAGGCGACAGCCTGACCATGAAAGAGGGAGAACTGCTGCCGCTGACTGCTATGCTGAACCGTCTGGAGGAGGTAGAGCATCTGCAGACGATCAGCATCACCGGCGGTGAGCCTATGTTCCGTGCGGGAACGGTGGAGAACACCATCGTGCCGCTGCTGAAATATGCACGGGAGCGGGGCATCCGCTCCCAGATCAATTCCAATCTGACGATGCCGTATTCACGTTACGAGAAGTTGCTCCCTTACCTGGATGTCATGCATATCTCCTTCAATTATGTGAACGGAGATGACTTCCATGAGGTGGGCTTCGCGAACAGCGGACATCCGGTCTCGAAGGAAGCGGCTTACCGGCTGTATGACACGATGCTGGAGAATTCCCGCCGGCTCAGCAGTGACGGGATGCTGATCTCCGCCGAATCGATGATCAACTACCGCACGCATACCAAGCTCCCGCAGATTCACAAGCTGATCGGTGACATGGGCGCAAGGCGGCATGAGGTTCACCCGATGTACGCCTCCAGCTTCGCCTCGAAGCTGCCGGTGCTGTCGCTGCCGGAGATGGCCGCTGCTATTCATTCTCTGCTGGATCACCGCGACCCGCAGATGTGGATGCTGTTCGGCACCCTGCCGTTCTTCGCCTGCAGCTTCCTGGAGGAGGATCAGAAGCTGCTGCGCAGACTGCGCAGCGAGAAGAATGTGACGCTGCGCAATGACCCGGACGGAAGAAACCGGGTGAATGTGAATCTGTTTACGGGCGATGTGTTCGTGACGGACTTCGCGGATATTTCAGCATTCGGCAATATTGGCAGCGCCCGGCTGGATGATATTTTTGCCGAGTGGCAGACGAAGCATCCTCTGAATCAGAAGGTGAACTGCCACTGTGATGCAGCCGGCTGCTGCGGGCCTAATCTGCTGGTGGCTGATATGTACTACCCTGAGGTTGATTTCAAATCCAGAAAGGCGATCACTCTGTAG